The Pseudomonas solani genome segment CAAACCGGCGTGGAGCCGGGCGTGCACCTGTATTTCAACGGCGAGCTGATGCATGGCGCGCGGGTGAGCAAGCTGCGCAGCGACGCCTTCGACGCCTTCACCGTGCTGCCACGCCAACGCAACGGCGAACGTGCCGACGTGCTGCCCGCCCTGCTCGGCTTCAACACCCGTCGCGCACCGGTGAACCTGGCGGTGCTGCCGCTGTTCCCCGGCCTGCAGGAGAGCCATGTGCAGGCGCTGCTGGATTCCGGCGTGCAGGGTCTGTTGCTGGAGTGCTACGGCAGCGGCACCGGCCCGTCCGACAACGCCGAGCTGCTGGCTGTGCTCAAGGCCGCGCACCAGCGCGGCGTGGTACTGGCCGCCATCAGCCAGTGCCCGGCCGGGCACGTGGAATTCGGCGTCTACGCCGCCGGCAGCCAACTGGCGGCCAGCGGCCTGGTCTCGGCCGGCGGCATGACCCGCGAAGCCGCCCTGGCCAAGCTCTTCGCCCTCATCGGCGCCGGCCTCGCCCCCGCCGATGTCGAACGCTGGTTCGCCCTGGACCTGTGCGGCGAACGGGTAGCCTGACGAACCGCAAGGGCCGCGCCGCGGCCCCAACCACCGCCCGCACGACCTAACCGGCGTGCGTAGGGTGGACCCCGCTTCACCGGTCCACCGTTGCGGAGCTCCAGGCGACACCGCCGGTGGATGAAAAAGGCGTCATCCACCCTACACACGGATGGGAGACCGAGACATGCGGATCACCGTCACCCTCGACGACACGCTCTACCAGCAGGCATTGGAAATGGCCGATCCGGATATGGACGAGGCCGATATCTTCCACGAAGTCTTCAGGACCTTCGTACGCGTCCAGGCAGGGAAGCGCCTCGCCGCCCTG includes the following:
- a CDS encoding asparaginase, whose protein sequence is MSAVNNLFVLYTGGTIGMLQTAQGLAPAGGFEARMREHLASTGAPAPQFAFHEMLPLLDSANMTQAQWLAMRDRIVDAVVEGGHDAVLLLHGTDTLAYSAAALSFLLLGLGVPVVLTGAMLPAGAEGSDAWPNLCGALAALQTGVEPGVHLYFNGELMHGARVSKLRSDAFDAFTVLPRQRNGERADVLPALLGFNTRRAPVNLAVLPLFPGLQESHVQALLDSGVQGLLLECYGSGTGPSDNAELLAVLKAAHQRGVVLAAISQCPAGHVEFGVYAAGSQLAASGLVSAGGMTREAALAKLFALIGAGLAPADVERWFALDLCGERVA
- a CDS encoding DUF2191 domain-containing protein encodes the protein MRITVTLDDTLYQQALEMADPDMDEADIFHEVFRTFVRVQAGKRLAALGSKAPEMQDVPRHREDGA